A single Opisthocomus hoazin isolate bOpiHoa1 chromosome 1, bOpiHoa1.hap1, whole genome shotgun sequence DNA region contains:
- the ABHD10 gene encoding palmitoyl-protein thioesterase ABHD10, mitochondrial yields MAAAMAAAAAAMTAAGSLWGLVRGGGGRRRASAVVMLLSPLRAALGLPACRLKSSVSFLTRPDRPNLAYRKLKGRNPGVIFLPGLNSNMSGRKATALEDFCDSLGHAFIRFDYTGCGSSGGKFEECTIGKWRKDVLSILDELTDGPQILVGSSMGGWLMLHAAIARPDKVAALVGVAVAADHLVTAFKKLSIEAQKEIEEKGEWKFPTKYNEEGYYSLSYDFIREAENHCVLNSPIPVTCPIRLIHGMKDDDVPWQISMQVADRVLSKDVDIILCKTGQHRMSEKKDIKLLVNTVDDLIDKLATLV; encoded by the exons ATGGcagcggccatggcggcggcggcggcggccatgaCGGCGGCGGGTTCGCTGTGGGGGTtggtgcggggcggcggcgggcgccgccGTGCCTCTGCTGTGGTGATGCTGCTGTCGCCGCTGAGGgcggccctggggctgccgg CTTGCAGGCTGAAATCATCGGTCAGCTTTCTTACTCGACCAGATCGACCAAATCTTGCTTATCGCAAACTAAAAGGCAGGAATCCAGGGGTAATTTTCCTTCCAGGCTTGAATTCAAACATGAGTGGTCGGAAAGCAACTGCCCTTGAAGATTTCTGCGACTCTCTAGGTCATGCCTTCATCAG ATTTGATTATACAGGATGTGGAAGTTCAGGTGGTAAATTTGAGGAGTGTACAATTGGGAAGTGGAGAAAAGATGTTCTGTCTATACTGGATGAACTTACAGATGGACCACag attCTGGTGGGCTCCAGCATGGGTGGATGGCTAATGCTTCATGCTGCAATAGCACGCCCAGATAAAGTGGCTGCTCTAGTTGGAGTAGCTGTAGCAGCAGACCATCTTGTAACAGCTTTTAAGAAGCTTTCCATTGAG GcacaaaaagaaatagaagaaaaaggtGAATGGAAGTTTCCAACAAAGTATAATGAGGAGGGGTATTACTCCTTGTCGTACGACTTTATCAGAGAAGCGGAAAATCACTGTGTGCTAAATAGTCCTATTCCTGTAACATGTCCCATACGACTTATTCATGGCATGAAGGATGATGATGTCCCATGGCAGATCTCTATGCAAGTTGCTGACCGTGTTTTGAGCAAAGATGTGGATATTATCCTCTGCAAGACTGGCCAACATCGGATGAGTGAGAAGAAGGATATAAAACTTCTTGTTAATACTGTTGATGATTTAATTGACAAGCTGGCAACACTAGTGTAA